From Salminus brasiliensis chromosome 21, fSalBra1.hap2, whole genome shotgun sequence, a single genomic window includes:
- the znf740a gene encoding uncharacterized protein znf740a isoform X5, with protein MSHIPSSSVRDHMKWAGLLGCEAVLSSMALMQASSMAAPKKMMSPLGPAPGHGSGQRDMQDRGPQGHMVLPTGMSCPPLLLRKEGDFHAPRLLDEKEMRPNEDMQLKKKNRKSGTPCKVREQEGKGGKSVVVDENGNCPLSKVQKNFICDHCYGAFRSGYHLKRHILIHTGEKPFACAICDMRFIQRYHLERHSLTHTGVKPYACSMCDMRFFQRYHLERHSLTHTGVKPYACTMCDMRFFQRYHLQRHSLIHTGVKPYACSMCDRRFFQRYHLQRHSLTHTGVKPYACSMCDMKFFQRYHLQRHSLTHTGVKPYACSMCHMRFFQRCHLQRHSLTHTGVKPFACTMCDMRFFQRYHLQRHSITHTGVKPYACSMCDMRFFHRYHLQRHSLTHTGVKPYACNMCDMRFFQRYHLQRHSLTHTGVKPYACSMCDMRFFQRYHLQRHSLTHTGEKPFACDMCDMRFIQRYHLERHKRVHSGEKPYQCERCQQNFSRTDRLLRHRRLCQGRGVAKVEAQPCCEPRPYPQEPPPAPPATWSPLHPPPGRLAV; from the exons ATGTCACACATACCAAGCAGCTCGGTCCGTGACCATATGAAATGG GCGGGGCTGCTCGGTTGTGAAGCCGTACTTTCCAGCATGGCCCTGATGCAAGCCAGCTCCATGGCTGCCCCCAAGAAAATGATGTCTCCACTGGGTCCGGCTCCAGGCCACGGTTCGGGTCAGAGGGATATGCAGGACCGTGGGCCGCAGGGACACATGGTCTTACCGACGGGGATGAGCTGTCCTCCACTG CTTCTCCGGAAAGAAGGCGATTTCCATGCTCCCCGACTGCTGGATGAGAAGGAAATGAGACCCAACGAGGACAtgcagctgaagaaaaagaacaGGAAGTCGGGAACGCCCTGCAAAGTCAGGGAGCAGGAGGGGAAAGGAGGGAAG TCTGTTGTGGTGGACGAGAATGGAAATTGTCCACTTTCCAAAGTGCAGAAGAACTTCATCTGTGATCACTGCTATGGGGCCTTCAGAAGTGGCTATCACCTGAAAAGACACATTCTCATTCATACTG GGGAGAAGCCATTTGCTTGTGCCATATGTGACATGAGGTTTATTCAGCGCTACCACTTGGAAAGACACAGCCTTACTCACACTG GGGTGAAGCCGTATGCTTGCTCGATGTGCGACATGCGGTTTTTCCAACGTTACCACTTGGAGAGACACAGCCTCACTCACACTG GGGTGAAACCGTATGCTTGCACCATGTGTGACATGCGGTTTTTCCAACGTTACCACCTTCAGAGACACAGCCTCATTCATACGG GGGTGAAGCCCTACGCTTGCTCCATGTGTGACAGGCGTTTTTTCCAACGCTACCACCTGCAGAGACACAGCCTCACTCATACGG GGGTGAAGCCGTATGCTTGTTCCATGTGTGACATGAAGTTTTTTCAGCGTTACCACCTGCAAAGACACAGCCTAACCCATACGG GGGTGAAGCCATATGCTTGCTCCATGTGCCACATGAGGTTTTTTCAACGTTGTCACCTTCAACGACACAGTCTCACCCACACGG GGGTGAAGCCATTTGCTTGTACCATGTGTGATATGAGGTTTTTCCAACGCTACCACCTCCAGAGACACAGCATCACCCATACGG GAGTGAAGCCTTACGCTTGTTCCATGTGTGACATGCGTTTTTTCCACCGTTACCATCTGCAGAGACACAGCCTCACTCACACTG GGGTGAAGCCCTACGCTTGTAACATGTGCGACATGCGTTTTTTTCAACGCTACCACCTGCAAAGACACAGCCTCACCCATACGG GGGTGAAGCCATATGCTTGCTCGATGTGCGACATGAGATTTTTTCAGCGTTACCACCTGCAGAGACACAGCCTCACTCATACGG GCGAAAAGCCGTTCGCGTGCGACATGTGTGACATGCGCTTCATCCAGAGGTATCACCTGGAGAGACACAAGCGCGTACACAGCGGAGAGAAGCCTTATCAGTGCGAGCGATGCCAGCAG AACTTCTCGAGGACAGACCGACTGCTGAGGCATCGGCGGCTTTGCCAGGGAAGGGGCGTGGCTAAAGTCGAGGCCCAGCCCTGCTGTGAGCCACGTCCTTACCCCCAGGAGCCACCCCCAGCACCCCCGGCCACCTGGAGCCCTCTGCATCCGCCGCCCGGCCGACTCGCAGTGTGA
- the znf740a gene encoding uncharacterized protein znf740a isoform X1, translating to MSHIPSSSVRDHMKWAGLLGCEAVLSSMALMQASSMAAPKKMMSPLGPAPGHGSGQRDMQDRGPQGHMVLPTGMSCPPLLLRKEGDFHAPRLLDEKEMRPNEDMQLKKKNRKSGTPCKVREQEGKGGKSVVVDENGNCPLSKVQKNFICDHCYGAFRSGYHLKRHILIHTGEKPFACAICDMRFIQRYHLERHSLTHTGVKPYACSMCDMRFFQRYHLERHSLTHTGVKPYACTMCDMRFFQRYHLQRHSLIHTGVKPYACSMCDRRFFQRYHLQRHSLTHTGVKPYACSMCDMKFFQRYHLQRHSLTHTGVKPYACSMCHMRFFQRCHLQRHSLTHTGVKPFACTMCDMRFFQRYHLQRHSITHTGVKPYACSMCDMRFFHRYHLQRHSLTHTGVKPYACNMCDMRFFQRYHLQRHSLTHTGVKPYACSMCDMRFFQRYHLQRHSLTHTGVKPYACSMCDMRFFQRYHLERHSLTHTGEKPFACDMCDMRFIQRYHLERHKRVHSGEKPYQCERCQQNFSRTDRLLRHRRLCQGRGVAKVEAQPCCEPRPYPQEPPPAPPATWSPLHPPPGRLAV from the exons ATGTCACACATACCAAGCAGCTCGGTCCGTGACCATATGAAATGG GCGGGGCTGCTCGGTTGTGAAGCCGTACTTTCCAGCATGGCCCTGATGCAAGCCAGCTCCATGGCTGCCCCCAAGAAAATGATGTCTCCACTGGGTCCGGCTCCAGGCCACGGTTCGGGTCAGAGGGATATGCAGGACCGTGGGCCGCAGGGACACATGGTCTTACCGACGGGGATGAGCTGTCCTCCACTG CTTCTCCGGAAAGAAGGCGATTTCCATGCTCCCCGACTGCTGGATGAGAAGGAAATGAGACCCAACGAGGACAtgcagctgaagaaaaagaacaGGAAGTCGGGAACGCCCTGCAAAGTCAGGGAGCAGGAGGGGAAAGGAGGGAAG TCTGTTGTGGTGGACGAGAATGGAAATTGTCCACTTTCCAAAGTGCAGAAGAACTTCATCTGTGATCACTGCTATGGGGCCTTCAGAAGTGGCTATCACCTGAAAAGACACATTCTCATTCATACTG GGGAGAAGCCATTTGCTTGTGCCATATGTGACATGAGGTTTATTCAGCGCTACCACTTGGAAAGACACAGCCTTACTCACACTG GGGTGAAGCCGTATGCTTGCTCGATGTGCGACATGCGGTTTTTCCAACGTTACCACTTGGAGAGACACAGCCTCACTCACACTG GGGTGAAACCGTATGCTTGCACCATGTGTGACATGCGGTTTTTCCAACGTTACCACCTTCAGAGACACAGCCTCATTCATACGG GGGTGAAGCCCTACGCTTGCTCCATGTGTGACAGGCGTTTTTTCCAACGCTACCACCTGCAGAGACACAGCCTCACTCATACGG GGGTGAAGCCGTATGCTTGTTCCATGTGTGACATGAAGTTTTTTCAGCGTTACCACCTGCAAAGACACAGCCTAACCCATACGG GGGTGAAGCCATATGCTTGCTCCATGTGCCACATGAGGTTTTTTCAACGTTGTCACCTTCAACGACACAGTCTCACCCACACGG GGGTGAAGCCATTTGCTTGTACCATGTGTGATATGAGGTTTTTCCAACGCTACCACCTCCAGAGACACAGCATCACCCATACGG GAGTGAAGCCTTACGCTTGTTCCATGTGTGACATGCGTTTTTTCCACCGTTACCATCTGCAGAGACACAGCCTCACTCACACTG GGGTGAAGCCCTACGCTTGTAACATGTGCGACATGCGTTTTTTTCAACGCTACCACCTGCAAAGACACAGCCTCACCCATACGG GGGTGAAGCCATATGCTTGCTCGATGTGCGACATGAGATTTTTTCAGCGTTACCACCTGCAGAGACACAGCCTCACTCATACGG GGGTGAAGCCGTATGCTTGCTCGATGTGCGACATGCGGTTTTTCCAACGTTACCACTTGGAAAGACACAGCCTCACTCACACTG GCGAAAAGCCGTTCGCGTGCGACATGTGTGACATGCGCTTCATCCAGAGGTATCACCTGGAGAGACACAAGCGCGTACACAGCGGAGAGAAGCCTTATCAGTGCGAGCGATGCCAGCAG AACTTCTCGAGGACAGACCGACTGCTGAGGCATCGGCGGCTTTGCCAGGGAAGGGGCGTGGCTAAAGTCGAGGCCCAGCCCTGCTGTGAGCCACGTCCTTACCCCCAGGAGCCACCCCCAGCACCCCCGGCCACCTGGAGCCCTCTGCATCCGCCGCCCGGCCGACTCGCAGTGTGA
- the znf740a gene encoding uncharacterized protein znf740a isoform X3: MSHIPSSSVRDHMKWAGLLGCEAVLSSMALMQASSMAAPKKMMSPLGPAPGHGSGQRDMQDRGPQGHMVLPTGMSCPPLLLRKEGDFHAPRLLDEKEMRPNEDMQLKKKNRKSGTPCKVREQEGKGGKSVVVDENGNCPLSKVQKNFICDHCYGAFRSGYHLKRHILIHTGEKPFACAICDMRFIQRYHLERHSLTHTGVKPYACSMCDMRFFQRYHLERHSLTHTGVKPYACTMCDMRFFQRYHLQRHSLIHTGVKPYACSMCDRRFFQRYHLQRHSLTHTGVKPYACSMCHMRFFQRCHLQRHSLTHTGVKPFACTMCDMRFFQRYHLQRHSITHTGVKPYACSMCDMRFFHRYHLQRHSLTHTGVKPYACNMCDMRFFQRYHLQRHSLTHTGVKPYACSMCDMRFFQRYHLQRHSLTHTGVKPYACSMCDMRFFQRYHLERHSLTHTGEKPFACDMCDMRFIQRYHLERHKRVHSGEKPYQCERCQQNFSRTDRLLRHRRLCQGRGVAKVEAQPCCEPRPYPQEPPPAPPATWSPLHPPPGRLAV, translated from the exons ATGTCACACATACCAAGCAGCTCGGTCCGTGACCATATGAAATGG GCGGGGCTGCTCGGTTGTGAAGCCGTACTTTCCAGCATGGCCCTGATGCAAGCCAGCTCCATGGCTGCCCCCAAGAAAATGATGTCTCCACTGGGTCCGGCTCCAGGCCACGGTTCGGGTCAGAGGGATATGCAGGACCGTGGGCCGCAGGGACACATGGTCTTACCGACGGGGATGAGCTGTCCTCCACTG CTTCTCCGGAAAGAAGGCGATTTCCATGCTCCCCGACTGCTGGATGAGAAGGAAATGAGACCCAACGAGGACAtgcagctgaagaaaaagaacaGGAAGTCGGGAACGCCCTGCAAAGTCAGGGAGCAGGAGGGGAAAGGAGGGAAG TCTGTTGTGGTGGACGAGAATGGAAATTGTCCACTTTCCAAAGTGCAGAAGAACTTCATCTGTGATCACTGCTATGGGGCCTTCAGAAGTGGCTATCACCTGAAAAGACACATTCTCATTCATACTG GGGAGAAGCCATTTGCTTGTGCCATATGTGACATGAGGTTTATTCAGCGCTACCACTTGGAAAGACACAGCCTTACTCACACTG GGGTGAAGCCGTATGCTTGCTCGATGTGCGACATGCGGTTTTTCCAACGTTACCACTTGGAGAGACACAGCCTCACTCACACTG GGGTGAAACCGTATGCTTGCACCATGTGTGACATGCGGTTTTTCCAACGTTACCACCTTCAGAGACACAGCCTCATTCATACGG GGGTGAAGCCCTACGCTTGCTCCATGTGTGACAGGCGTTTTTTCCAACGCTACCACCTGCAGAGACACAGCCTCACTCATACGG GGGTGAAGCCATATGCTTGCTCCATGTGCCACATGAGGTTTTTTCAACGTTGTCACCTTCAACGACACAGTCTCACCCACACGG GGGTGAAGCCATTTGCTTGTACCATGTGTGATATGAGGTTTTTCCAACGCTACCACCTCCAGAGACACAGCATCACCCATACGG GAGTGAAGCCTTACGCTTGTTCCATGTGTGACATGCGTTTTTTCCACCGTTACCATCTGCAGAGACACAGCCTCACTCACACTG GGGTGAAGCCCTACGCTTGTAACATGTGCGACATGCGTTTTTTTCAACGCTACCACCTGCAAAGACACAGCCTCACCCATACGG GGGTGAAGCCATATGCTTGCTCGATGTGCGACATGAGATTTTTTCAGCGTTACCACCTGCAGAGACACAGCCTCACTCATACGG GGGTGAAGCCGTATGCTTGCTCGATGTGCGACATGCGGTTTTTCCAACGTTACCACTTGGAAAGACACAGCCTCACTCACACTG GCGAAAAGCCGTTCGCGTGCGACATGTGTGACATGCGCTTCATCCAGAGGTATCACCTGGAGAGACACAAGCGCGTACACAGCGGAGAGAAGCCTTATCAGTGCGAGCGATGCCAGCAG AACTTCTCGAGGACAGACCGACTGCTGAGGCATCGGCGGCTTTGCCAGGGAAGGGGCGTGGCTAAAGTCGAGGCCCAGCCCTGCTGTGAGCCACGTCCTTACCCCCAGGAGCCACCCCCAGCACCCCCGGCCACCTGGAGCCCTCTGCATCCGCCGCCCGGCCGACTCGCAGTGTGA
- the znf740a gene encoding uncharacterized protein znf740a isoform X10, with translation MSHIPSSSVRDHMKWAGLLGCEAVLSSMALMQASSMAAPKKMMSPLGPAPGHGSGQRDMQDRGPQGHMVLPTGMSCPPLLLRKEGDFHAPRLLDEKEMRPNEDMQLKKKNRKSGTPCKVREQEGKGGKSVVVDENGNCPLSKVQKNFICDHCYGAFRSGYHLKRHILIHTGEKPFACAICDMRFIQRYHLERHSLTHTGVKPYACSMCDMRFFQRYHLERHSLTHTGVKPYACTMCDMRFFQRYHLQRHSLIHTGVKPYACSMCDRRFFQRYHLQRHSLTHTGVKPYACSMCDMKFFQRYHLQRHSLTHTGVKPYACSMCHMRFFQRCHLQRHSLTHTGVKPYACSMCDMRFFQRYHLQRHSLTHTGVKPYACSMCDMRFFQRYHLERHSLTHTGEKPFACDMCDMRFIQRYHLERHKRVHSGEKPYQCERCQQNFSRTDRLLRHRRLCQGRGVAKVEAQPCCEPRPYPQEPPPAPPATWSPLHPPPGRLAV, from the exons ATGTCACACATACCAAGCAGCTCGGTCCGTGACCATATGAAATGG GCGGGGCTGCTCGGTTGTGAAGCCGTACTTTCCAGCATGGCCCTGATGCAAGCCAGCTCCATGGCTGCCCCCAAGAAAATGATGTCTCCACTGGGTCCGGCTCCAGGCCACGGTTCGGGTCAGAGGGATATGCAGGACCGTGGGCCGCAGGGACACATGGTCTTACCGACGGGGATGAGCTGTCCTCCACTG CTTCTCCGGAAAGAAGGCGATTTCCATGCTCCCCGACTGCTGGATGAGAAGGAAATGAGACCCAACGAGGACAtgcagctgaagaaaaagaacaGGAAGTCGGGAACGCCCTGCAAAGTCAGGGAGCAGGAGGGGAAAGGAGGGAAG TCTGTTGTGGTGGACGAGAATGGAAATTGTCCACTTTCCAAAGTGCAGAAGAACTTCATCTGTGATCACTGCTATGGGGCCTTCAGAAGTGGCTATCACCTGAAAAGACACATTCTCATTCATACTG GGGAGAAGCCATTTGCTTGTGCCATATGTGACATGAGGTTTATTCAGCGCTACCACTTGGAAAGACACAGCCTTACTCACACTG GGGTGAAGCCGTATGCTTGCTCGATGTGCGACATGCGGTTTTTCCAACGTTACCACTTGGAGAGACACAGCCTCACTCACACTG GGGTGAAACCGTATGCTTGCACCATGTGTGACATGCGGTTTTTCCAACGTTACCACCTTCAGAGACACAGCCTCATTCATACGG GGGTGAAGCCCTACGCTTGCTCCATGTGTGACAGGCGTTTTTTCCAACGCTACCACCTGCAGAGACACAGCCTCACTCATACGG GGGTGAAGCCGTATGCTTGTTCCATGTGTGACATGAAGTTTTTTCAGCGTTACCACCTGCAAAGACACAGCCTAACCCATACGG GGGTGAAGCCATATGCTTGCTCCATGTGCCACATGAGGTTTTTTCAACGTTGTCACCTTCAACGACACAGTCTCACCCACACGG GGGTGAAGCCATATGCTTGCTCGATGTGCGACATGAGATTTTTTCAGCGTTACCACCTGCAGAGACACAGCCTCACTCATACGG GGGTGAAGCCGTATGCTTGCTCGATGTGCGACATGCGGTTTTTCCAACGTTACCACTTGGAAAGACACAGCCTCACTCACACTG GCGAAAAGCCGTTCGCGTGCGACATGTGTGACATGCGCTTCATCCAGAGGTATCACCTGGAGAGACACAAGCGCGTACACAGCGGAGAGAAGCCTTATCAGTGCGAGCGATGCCAGCAG AACTTCTCGAGGACAGACCGACTGCTGAGGCATCGGCGGCTTTGCCAGGGAAGGGGCGTGGCTAAAGTCGAGGCCCAGCCCTGCTGTGAGCCACGTCCTTACCCCCAGGAGCCACCCCCAGCACCCCCGGCCACCTGGAGCCCTCTGCATCCGCCGCCCGGCCGACTCGCAGTGTGA
- the znf740a gene encoding uncharacterized protein znf740a isoform X4 produces MSHIPSSSVRDHMKWAGLLGCEAVLSSMALMQASSMAAPKKMMSPLGPAPGHGSGQRDMQDRGPQGHMVLPTGMSCPPLLLRKEGDFHAPRLLDEKEMRPNEDMQLKKKNRKSGTPCKVREQEGKGGKSVVVDENGNCPLSKVQKNFICDHCYGAFRSGYHLKRHILIHTGEKPFACAICDMRFIQRYHLERHSLTHTGVKPYACSMCDMRFFQRYHLERHSLTHTGVKPYACTMCDMRFFQRYHLQRHSLIHTGVKPYACSMCDRRFFQRYHLQRHSLTHTGVKPYACSMCDMKFFQRYHLQRHSLTHTGVKPYACSMCHMRFFQRCHLQRHSLTHTGVKPFACTMCDMRFFQRYHLQRHSITHTGVKPYACSMCDMRFFHRYHLQRHSLTHTGVKPYACSMCDMRFFQRYHLQRHSLTHTGVKPYACSMCDMRFFQRYHLERHSLTHTGEKPFACDMCDMRFIQRYHLERHKRVHSGEKPYQCERCQQNFSRTDRLLRHRRLCQGRGVAKVEAQPCCEPRPYPQEPPPAPPATWSPLHPPPGRLAV; encoded by the exons ATGTCACACATACCAAGCAGCTCGGTCCGTGACCATATGAAATGG GCGGGGCTGCTCGGTTGTGAAGCCGTACTTTCCAGCATGGCCCTGATGCAAGCCAGCTCCATGGCTGCCCCCAAGAAAATGATGTCTCCACTGGGTCCGGCTCCAGGCCACGGTTCGGGTCAGAGGGATATGCAGGACCGTGGGCCGCAGGGACACATGGTCTTACCGACGGGGATGAGCTGTCCTCCACTG CTTCTCCGGAAAGAAGGCGATTTCCATGCTCCCCGACTGCTGGATGAGAAGGAAATGAGACCCAACGAGGACAtgcagctgaagaaaaagaacaGGAAGTCGGGAACGCCCTGCAAAGTCAGGGAGCAGGAGGGGAAAGGAGGGAAG TCTGTTGTGGTGGACGAGAATGGAAATTGTCCACTTTCCAAAGTGCAGAAGAACTTCATCTGTGATCACTGCTATGGGGCCTTCAGAAGTGGCTATCACCTGAAAAGACACATTCTCATTCATACTG GGGAGAAGCCATTTGCTTGTGCCATATGTGACATGAGGTTTATTCAGCGCTACCACTTGGAAAGACACAGCCTTACTCACACTG GGGTGAAGCCGTATGCTTGCTCGATGTGCGACATGCGGTTTTTCCAACGTTACCACTTGGAGAGACACAGCCTCACTCACACTG GGGTGAAACCGTATGCTTGCACCATGTGTGACATGCGGTTTTTCCAACGTTACCACCTTCAGAGACACAGCCTCATTCATACGG GGGTGAAGCCCTACGCTTGCTCCATGTGTGACAGGCGTTTTTTCCAACGCTACCACCTGCAGAGACACAGCCTCACTCATACGG GGGTGAAGCCGTATGCTTGTTCCATGTGTGACATGAAGTTTTTTCAGCGTTACCACCTGCAAAGACACAGCCTAACCCATACGG GGGTGAAGCCATATGCTTGCTCCATGTGCCACATGAGGTTTTTTCAACGTTGTCACCTTCAACGACACAGTCTCACCCACACGG GGGTGAAGCCATTTGCTTGTACCATGTGTGATATGAGGTTTTTCCAACGCTACCACCTCCAGAGACACAGCATCACCCATACGG GAGTGAAGCCTTACGCTTGTTCCATGTGTGACATGCGTTTTTTCCACCGTTACCATCTGCAGAGACACAGCCTCACTCACACTG GGGTGAAGCCATATGCTTGCTCGATGTGCGACATGAGATTTTTTCAGCGTTACCACCTGCAGAGACACAGCCTCACTCATACGG GGGTGAAGCCGTATGCTTGCTCGATGTGCGACATGCGGTTTTTCCAACGTTACCACTTGGAAAGACACAGCCTCACTCACACTG GCGAAAAGCCGTTCGCGTGCGACATGTGTGACATGCGCTTCATCCAGAGGTATCACCTGGAGAGACACAAGCGCGTACACAGCGGAGAGAAGCCTTATCAGTGCGAGCGATGCCAGCAG AACTTCTCGAGGACAGACCGACTGCTGAGGCATCGGCGGCTTTGCCAGGGAAGGGGCGTGGCTAAAGTCGAGGCCCAGCCCTGCTGTGAGCCACGTCCTTACCCCCAGGAGCCACCCCCAGCACCCCCGGCCACCTGGAGCCCTCTGCATCCGCCGCCCGGCCGACTCGCAGTGTGA
- the znf740a gene encoding uncharacterized protein znf740a isoform X2, with the protein MSHIPSSSVRDHMKWAGLLGCEAVLSSMALMQASSMAAPKKMMSPLGPAPGHGSGQRDMQDRGPQGHMVLPTGMSCPPLLLRKEGDFHAPRLLDEKEMRPNEDMQLKKKNRKSGTPCKVREQEGKGGKSVVVDENGNCPLSKVQKNFICDHCYGAFRSGYHLKRHILIHTGEKPFACAICDMRFIQRYHLERHSLTHTGVKPYACTMCDMRFFQRYHLQRHSLIHTGVKPYACSMCDRRFFQRYHLQRHSLTHTGVKPYACSMCDMKFFQRYHLQRHSLTHTGVKPYACSMCHMRFFQRCHLQRHSLTHTGVKPFACTMCDMRFFQRYHLQRHSITHTGVKPYACSMCDMRFFHRYHLQRHSLTHTGVKPYACNMCDMRFFQRYHLQRHSLTHTGVKPYACSMCDMRFFQRYHLQRHSLTHTGVKPYACSMCDMRFFQRYHLERHSLTHTGEKPFACDMCDMRFIQRYHLERHKRVHSGEKPYQCERCQQNFSRTDRLLRHRRLCQGRGVAKVEAQPCCEPRPYPQEPPPAPPATWSPLHPPPGRLAV; encoded by the exons ATGTCACACATACCAAGCAGCTCGGTCCGTGACCATATGAAATGG GCGGGGCTGCTCGGTTGTGAAGCCGTACTTTCCAGCATGGCCCTGATGCAAGCCAGCTCCATGGCTGCCCCCAAGAAAATGATGTCTCCACTGGGTCCGGCTCCAGGCCACGGTTCGGGTCAGAGGGATATGCAGGACCGTGGGCCGCAGGGACACATGGTCTTACCGACGGGGATGAGCTGTCCTCCACTG CTTCTCCGGAAAGAAGGCGATTTCCATGCTCCCCGACTGCTGGATGAGAAGGAAATGAGACCCAACGAGGACAtgcagctgaagaaaaagaacaGGAAGTCGGGAACGCCCTGCAAAGTCAGGGAGCAGGAGGGGAAAGGAGGGAAG TCTGTTGTGGTGGACGAGAATGGAAATTGTCCACTTTCCAAAGTGCAGAAGAACTTCATCTGTGATCACTGCTATGGGGCCTTCAGAAGTGGCTATCACCTGAAAAGACACATTCTCATTCATACTG GGGAGAAGCCATTTGCTTGTGCCATATGTGACATGAGGTTTATTCAGCGCTACCACTTGGAAAGACACAGCCTTACTCACACTG GGGTGAAACCGTATGCTTGCACCATGTGTGACATGCGGTTTTTCCAACGTTACCACCTTCAGAGACACAGCCTCATTCATACGG GGGTGAAGCCCTACGCTTGCTCCATGTGTGACAGGCGTTTTTTCCAACGCTACCACCTGCAGAGACACAGCCTCACTCATACGG GGGTGAAGCCGTATGCTTGTTCCATGTGTGACATGAAGTTTTTTCAGCGTTACCACCTGCAAAGACACAGCCTAACCCATACGG GGGTGAAGCCATATGCTTGCTCCATGTGCCACATGAGGTTTTTTCAACGTTGTCACCTTCAACGACACAGTCTCACCCACACGG GGGTGAAGCCATTTGCTTGTACCATGTGTGATATGAGGTTTTTCCAACGCTACCACCTCCAGAGACACAGCATCACCCATACGG GAGTGAAGCCTTACGCTTGTTCCATGTGTGACATGCGTTTTTTCCACCGTTACCATCTGCAGAGACACAGCCTCACTCACACTG GGGTGAAGCCCTACGCTTGTAACATGTGCGACATGCGTTTTTTTCAACGCTACCACCTGCAAAGACACAGCCTCACCCATACGG GGGTGAAGCCATATGCTTGCTCGATGTGCGACATGAGATTTTTTCAGCGTTACCACCTGCAGAGACACAGCCTCACTCATACGG GGGTGAAGCCGTATGCTTGCTCGATGTGCGACATGCGGTTTTTCCAACGTTACCACTTGGAAAGACACAGCCTCACTCACACTG GCGAAAAGCCGTTCGCGTGCGACATGTGTGACATGCGCTTCATCCAGAGGTATCACCTGGAGAGACACAAGCGCGTACACAGCGGAGAGAAGCCTTATCAGTGCGAGCGATGCCAGCAG AACTTCTCGAGGACAGACCGACTGCTGAGGCATCGGCGGCTTTGCCAGGGAAGGGGCGTGGCTAAAGTCGAGGCCCAGCCCTGCTGTGAGCCACGTCCTTACCCCCAGGAGCCACCCCCAGCACCCCCGGCCACCTGGAGCCCTCTGCATCCGCCGCCCGGCCGACTCGCAGTGTGA